The proteins below are encoded in one region of Casimicrobium huifangae:
- a CDS encoding nucleotidyltransferase family protein has translation MKPLSPTAAARLALATLIPVDRAHGDVDDDSSPDIVRSQLGDQYLIRQGLAPLWSAIPCGTDVRRAVVGESPARNDPLAAVRTAAVAKYLLHCAALSELDHAFQVAGIRYAVFKGAHIREWIYRDPTLRDPADVDVLIAAEDNDSAISALMDAGFEPQPDSATVSHELIMLRRGIEIDLHWHIVRPGRLRTDITADLLSRRQRMANIWTLAPSDAALIMLLHPAFTKYVSSPSMRLVRVHDFLLVVRDQPIDWNAVATQLERCGTRGAGWAVLKWFQLLHPLAHEVPGEFEQRLRPGVLRRAYIHWWLERDLPTRLHAWPLIVQFGFTLALHDTPQDAVRALVGIFKARRSGRNHRFMAVANTDG, from the coding sequence TTGAAGCCCCTCTCACCGACTGCTGCCGCGAGGCTGGCACTGGCGACACTGATTCCCGTTGATCGTGCTCACGGGGACGTTGATGACGATTCATCACCGGATATCGTCCGGTCACAACTCGGTGACCAATATCTGATCCGTCAGGGTTTGGCGCCACTTTGGAGCGCTATCCCGTGTGGCACTGACGTTCGACGCGCTGTCGTAGGTGAGTCGCCCGCCCGCAACGATCCATTGGCTGCTGTGCGGACCGCAGCCGTCGCGAAGTATCTTTTGCATTGCGCAGCATTGTCCGAACTGGATCACGCCTTCCAGGTTGCCGGTATTCGCTACGCGGTGTTCAAAGGCGCGCACATTAGGGAATGGATTTACCGCGATCCGACGCTACGCGACCCGGCAGACGTGGACGTTCTCATTGCAGCGGAGGATAACGATTCGGCCATTAGCGCATTGATGGACGCCGGATTTGAGCCCCAACCCGACAGCGCCACCGTTAGTCATGAACTCATCATGCTTAGGCGTGGCATTGAGATTGATTTGCACTGGCATATCGTTCGTCCGGGTCGACTACGGACCGACATTACTGCGGATTTGCTCTCACGACGCCAGCGTATGGCGAATATTTGGACGCTCGCCCCCAGCGATGCCGCGTTAATAATGCTGCTGCATCCTGCGTTCACCAAGTATGTTTCGTCGCCCTCGATGCGACTGGTGCGTGTTCACGATTTTTTGCTGGTCGTACGCGACCAACCCATCGACTGGAATGCGGTTGCCACGCAACTCGAAAGATGCGGGACACGCGGTGCTGGATGGGCTGTACTGAAATGGTTTCAACTGCTGCACCCGCTGGCCCATGAGGTGCCCGGCGAATTCGAGCAACGGCTACGGCCCGGCGTCCTGCGCCGTGCGTACATACACTGGTGGCTCGAGCGAGATTTGCCGACCCGACTTCATGCCTGGCCATTGATTGTTCAATTCGGCTTCACGCTCGCACTGCACGATACGCCACAAGACGCCGTTCGTGCGCTAGTGGGCATATTTAAGGCCCGACGAAGCGGCCGTAACCATCGGTTCATGGCGGTCGCCAACACTGATGGTTGA
- a CDS encoding ABC transporter ATP-binding protein — translation MLTRAIKKAIAHARLVPRAFALVWSASPALTLATISLLVIQGVLPALVVWLSRDVIDAVVALLRSGVTDVVAQESWRSAFALSASMAALLLGIEIFRAAYDWVRAAHGRYVAAAVSDLIHAQSICLDLAFYDSAEHFDRLHRARDDAQYRPLLLIENLGSLVQHGITLIALSVLLLPYGLLLSVALVVSTLPALLLVLWYAAGQHRLHRSITTRERSSWYATWLMTSNEPAAEIRILGLGPQLRRAFMRIRSAVNHQYIGLETRKALGDMLASGCAVAVAGLCLLWMLSRVARGSATLGDVALFYQAFSQGQKLMRTLLSNLGQTYQNLLFLGNLFEYLDLKPAIRTTPVSTEAQHVSDSVLSHTVESSQPTALSVRFENVFFRYEGSDRNSLNGLSMDIPAGQIVAVVGTNGAGKSTLLKLLCRLYDVQGGSVMVDDRDVRDWPLEKLRESMSVLMQSPTQYNATVAENVAVGALQTAQGAAAHAATSASRPEPMILEASIADGQLAAAIAAAGATALVSRLPDGTNTMLGRWFAGGVNLSGGETQRIALARAFVRPAPILILDEPTSAMDPWADADWMQRFRALAAGRTVLLITHRLATARQAHCIYVMQHGKVVEAGSHDALLEHGGAYAQSWRHQYG, via the coding sequence ATGCTGACGCGCGCCATCAAAAAGGCCATCGCGCACGCGCGTCTTGTGCCGCGTGCGTTCGCGCTGGTCTGGTCCGCTTCACCCGCGCTCACGCTCGCTACCATTTCGCTGCTGGTAATACAGGGCGTCTTGCCTGCGTTAGTTGTTTGGCTGAGCAGGGACGTCATCGACGCGGTCGTGGCCTTGCTGCGGTCCGGGGTTACGGATGTGGTGGCACAGGAGTCATGGCGCAGTGCCTTTGCTTTGTCTGCGTCGATGGCGGCGCTCCTGTTGGGTATCGAGATTTTCCGCGCAGCTTACGATTGGGTACGAGCGGCGCACGGGCGCTACGTGGCTGCGGCGGTCTCCGACCTGATTCACGCCCAGTCCATTTGTCTTGACTTGGCGTTTTACGACTCTGCAGAACACTTTGATCGCCTTCACCGTGCGCGAGACGATGCGCAATATCGCCCGCTGCTGCTTATCGAGAACCTGGGCAGCCTCGTACAGCACGGTATTACGTTGATAGCCTTATCCGTGCTCCTGCTGCCCTACGGCTTGCTGCTGTCGGTGGCTCTGGTGGTCAGCACGCTACCGGCACTGTTGCTCGTGCTCTGGTACGCGGCAGGCCAACATCGATTGCACCGGTCGATCACCACACGAGAGCGAAGTAGTTGGTATGCGACGTGGTTGATGACGAGCAACGAACCTGCAGCCGAGATTCGTATTCTGGGTCTTGGGCCCCAGTTGCGCCGGGCGTTTATGCGAATCAGGTCGGCGGTAAATCACCAATATATCGGTCTGGAAACTCGTAAGGCGCTAGGGGATATGCTCGCCAGCGGATGTGCCGTCGCCGTCGCTGGCTTGTGCTTGCTTTGGATGCTCTCGCGCGTAGCTCGGGGGAGCGCAACTTTAGGTGACGTTGCGCTTTTCTATCAAGCCTTTAGTCAAGGGCAAAAGCTAATGAGGACGCTACTCAGTAACCTTGGCCAAACGTATCAGAACTTACTCTTTCTGGGAAACCTATTCGAGTATCTGGACCTGAAACCGGCGATTCGGACGACGCCAGTATCGACTGAAGCGCAGCATGTGTCGGACAGTGTCCTGTCCCACACAGTCGAAAGTAGCCAACCGACCGCGTTAAGCGTTCGTTTCGAAAACGTTTTCTTCCGCTACGAAGGGAGTGATCGCAATTCGTTGAATGGGCTCTCCATGGACATCCCTGCAGGTCAGATTGTGGCTGTAGTTGGAACCAACGGCGCCGGCAAGAGCACGCTCCTCAAATTGCTCTGCAGGCTGTACGACGTGCAAGGCGGCAGCGTGATGGTGGACGACCGAGACGTTCGCGACTGGCCGTTGGAAAAACTGCGTGAAAGCATGTCAGTCCTCATGCAGTCGCCGACTCAATACAACGCAACAGTCGCTGAAAACGTTGCCGTCGGGGCGCTACAAACAGCCCAAGGCGCGGCCGCGCACGCAGCTACGTCGGCGAGCCGTCCTGAGCCGATGATACTGGAAGCCTCAATTGCCGACGGTCAACTCGCAGCGGCGATTGCGGCAGCGGGCGCCACGGCTTTGGTGAGTCGCCTGCCGGATGGCACAAACACCATGCTCGGCCGCTGGTTCGCCGGCGGCGTGAATCTAAGCGGCGGTGAAACGCAACGCATTGCACTTGCGCGTGCCTTTGTCCGACCAGCGCCTATTTTGATCCTTGACGAACCAACAAGCGCCATGGACCCCTGGGCGGACGCGGACTGGATGCAACGTTTTCGGGCCTTGGCGGCCGGTAGAACTGTACTGCTAATTACGCACCGCCTGGCTACAGCGAGACAGGCACATTGCATTTACGTAATGCAACACGGAAAAGTCGTGGAAGCGGGCAGCCACGATGCCCTGCTTGAGCATGGAGGCGCCTATGCCCAGTCGTGGCGACACCAGTACGGCTAG
- a CDS encoding H-NS family nucleoid-associated regulatory protein, translating into MTEYQKIQQQIVDLQRQAAALWDSERSAAIRSIIELINTFDIKPAELGFGRAADGKSKRRNPPKRNKIPVKYQDGAGNAWTGRGLQPGWLKTAIANGATLESFAVKGN; encoded by the coding sequence ATGACTGAGTATCAAAAAATACAGCAGCAAATTGTCGATTTGCAGCGACAGGCGGCTGCGCTTTGGGATTCCGAACGAAGCGCCGCTATACGTTCCATCATCGAGTTGATTAATACCTTCGACATTAAGCCTGCCGAACTAGGTTTCGGCCGGGCCGCGGACGGCAAGTCGAAGCGTCGCAATCCGCCGAAACGAAATAAGATACCGGTGAAATATCAAGACGGAGCGGGGAACGCCTGGACCGGCCGTGGCTTGCAGCCAGGCTGGTTGAAAACCGCGATCGCAAATGGCGCCACGCTTGAGTCATTTGCAGTTAAAGGCAATTGA